The following are from one region of the Quercus robur chromosome 1, dhQueRobu3.1, whole genome shotgun sequence genome:
- the LOC126714101 gene encoding chitinase 2-like, whose amino-acid sequence MALPKLFITLLIIAALFISQIQVQAAPTNSNLFREYIGAEFNNVKFTDVPISPNVEFHFILSFALDYDTSDNPSPTNGNFNIFWDSDNLSPSQVSSFKNAHSNVKVALSLGGDSVANGNAYFSPSSVDSWVSNAVSSLTRIIKQYHLDRIDIDYEHFQADPNTFAECNGRLITTLKKNKVISFASIAPFDDDQVQNHYLALWSKYGQQIDYVNFQFYAYDEGTTVSQFLNYFKTQSSKYNGGKVLTSFCTDNSGGLKPGNDFFTACSRLKSVQQLHGIFIWSADDSKGDGFPYEKQSPALLAAGH is encoded by the exons ATGGCATTGCCCAAGCTCTTCATTACCCTTCTCATTATTGCAGCTCTCTTCATCTCCCAAATACAAGTCCAAGCAGCCCCCACCAACTCAAACCTCTTCAGAGAATATATAGGAGCTGAGTTCAACAATGTCAAATTTACCGATGTTCCTATTAGTCCAAATGTTGAATTCCACTTCATTCTCTCCTTTGCTCTAGACTATGACACCTCAGATAATCCCTCTCCTACCAATGGAAATTTCAACATCTTCTGGGACTCTGATAATCTTAGTCCTTCCCAAGTTTCTTCCTTCAAGAATGCCCATTCAAATGTCAAGGTGGCCTTAAGCTTGGGAGGGGATAGTGTGGCAAATGGCAATGCTTACTTCAGCCCATCCTCAGTGGATTCATGGGTTTCTAATGCTGTTTCTTCACTCACAAGGATCATAAAGCAGTATCATTTGGATCGAATTGATATTGACTATGAGCACTTCCAAGCTGATCCTAATACCTTTGCAGAGTGCAATGGCAGGCTTATAACAACTTTGAAGAAGAATAAGGTAATCTCATTTGCTTCTATAGCTCCATTCGATGATGATCAAGTTCAGAATCATTACTTGGCACTGTGGAGCAAATATGGACAACAAATTGACTATGTCAACTTTCAGTTCTATGCATACGATGAGGGTACCACTGTGTCTCAATTTCTTAACTACTTCAAAACCCAAAGCTCTAAATATAATGGCGGTAAGGTGTTA ACAAGCTTTTGTACCGATAACAGTGGTGGGTTAAAACCAGGAAATGACTTCTTTACTGCCTGCAGTAGGCTCAAGAGTGTGCAGCAACTTCATGGCATCTTTATTTGGTCAGCAGATGACTCCAAGGGTGATGGTTTCCCCTATGAGAAGCAATCGCCAGCACTTTTGGCAGCTGGCCACTAG
- the LOC126703061 gene encoding uncharacterized protein LOC126703061 yields the protein MKGFKFWNQLAKLDSHVGGVNNADYQAVKKSEDLLKEKQYIRSVLVKQSNKDKFEYRVQLNEIVDCIRFLLCRGLVFRGHDESQGLSDKENFLELLQFLGDHNESINEVLQNALKNCKLTHSDIQKDIVNAIARETSKVIIKDLDNGFFSILVDESRDISVKEQMSLVLRYVNKKRIIIERILGVVHVASTTALSLKYAIECLLCEHNLSLSNLCGQGYDGASNMQVSGRLRRNTQQNTNLHHYGVELFYTVIDMQLQEFNNCFSKANIDLLLCMACLNPSNSFVAFDKEKLIRLAKFYPSNFLGTNILALDSQLQNYIFDMHSNDLFLELQGVSERLAKFVVDKEKLIRLAKFYPFDFSWNKYFGT from the exons ATGAAGGGATTCAAATTTTGGAATCAGCTTGCGAAGTTAGATTCCCATGTTGGAGGAGTTAATAATGCTGATTACCAAGCTGTCAAGAAGAGTGAAGATCTACTGAAGGAAAAGCAATACATTCGAAGTGTTTTGGTTAAGCaatcaaataaagataaatttgaaTATCGGGTTCAATTAAATGAAATAGTTGATTGCATAAGATTCCTTTTATGCCGGGGATTAGTTTTTCGTGGTCACGATGAATCTCAAGGTTTAAGTgataaagaaaatttccttGAGCTTCTACAATTTTTGGGGGATCACAATGAATCTATCAATGAAGTGTTGCAAAACGCTCTGAAAAATTGCAAGCTTACCCACTCTGATATTCAAAAAGACATTGTGAATGCAATTGCACGTGAAACATCCAAAGTCATCATCAAGGATCTTGACAATGGGTTCTTTTCAATATTAGTTGATGAGTCACGTGATATCTCAGTGAAAGAACAAATGAGCCTCGTTCTTCGTTATgtgaacaaaaaaagaattattataGAGCGGATCCTTGGTGTTGTACATGTAGCAAGTACCACTGCTTTGTCACTCAAATATGCTATTGAATGTTTACTTTGTGAACATAATTTGAGTTTATCGAACCTATGTGGGCAAGGTTATGATGGGGCTAGTAATATGCAAG TTAGTGGGAGGCTGCGACGCAACActcaacaaaatacaaatttacatcattatGGTGTTGAACTATTCTACACAGTCATAGATATGCAACTTCAAGAGTTTAACAACTGTTTTTCTAAGGCGAATATCGATTTGCTACTTTGTATGGCTTGCTTGAATCCAAGTAATTCATTTGTGGCTTTCGATAAGGAAAAGTTGATACGTCTAGCTAAGTTCTATCCCTCTAATTTTCTTGGGACAAATATTTTGGCACTTGACTCCCAACTGCAGAATTACATTTTTGATATGCACAGCAATGACCTCTTTTTAGAGCTTCAAGGAGTTAGTGAACGTTTAGCTAAGTTTGTGGTCGATAAGGAAAAGTTGATACGTCTAGCTAAGTTCTatccctttgatttttcttggAACAAATATTTTGGCACTTGA